One window from the genome of Carassius carassius chromosome 15, fCarCar2.1, whole genome shotgun sequence encodes:
- the LOC132158510 gene encoding serine-rich adhesin for platelets-like has product MPGETAHRSGPAQGLLDSGDPQSELPGPDLSGQTSSSSASTPTDSASSPSPSSPPKPSPLCTLFGPRLVMAKPTTYPRPQPEGASFELEGHSGNIGRPTGRFGRACRRGPMKMERIKVLTGSEIESDFQEPETMDSRVVMGQEALLRNMETQSGVLLGKQIGHQPSEPSMKCHIGVDENTKLDTGQESSTVDQVKSLTSVPEQEKCMGQIPEYQVLESKVRDAELTDSSTLFPDNEGEPVSISQGEVPSLSFSEPPYVVDPQRIGVLPGLDPDRYYTAPSTPIKMAYCSHLKQQWRPGSPSQSQGSPTDESDLCSPPTSPSGSYMTAEGGSWTSYTSSTSHSCSPNLTAEAELQEAPACYVGSLSEIGDEVGDDRTGNERDACLGKPDLPELLEDVPCEVDILTRDTCIPHWVTEHDSTQDSNSSRRRTDCQEDTKVSEGSLRPSDFQRALDATEAFSDSQQSIEIDFNACFLEPSVSLDHSLTPDNNATGALDTKSKTPVSHSPETVDIKSNSLYLEIGSSAPLCHGYSREDELESDAMIPASMLPFHGSLIFQADSMDITLFPTDNEQGDDVDAYAAGEEEADVDEYDDEDDEDECDDEDVDNDKAKQQEAASRVGKEVEDPNEDNTSTSFLNSLSENSINEGVDESFAYQDDTEDSSDSKSYNGDENDHLYCTEKHAELSQQFPGPDEPVQSVSHAKPKSFGSESEIVISSRSSELPHVELQGNLADCNVHGESVIAQQISETNLLKGELSKESTTEIKTTDEEGKQCTDPSTVRVTSEKGQQISTGDPTLSVNQDKVGQNNSPVESCVAGATASDICFETNVDDSQELDQKNANSMELDTLLQLAETATNDLNKGVPQLTYLDDCSPTNIPVCAYPELCEVPDNLTSTDVLPFERSMNQDNLTENQPGNDDVNHSSQNMSCSTYSRLVISPKKENSESSMTERGLYADSWTPRDPLSLGECCDFEAENLLMCEIARSVHSKGLPVAHNIATGEDNMGDDEDNNRYCDLQEKMADIDVGVVESNIVSWRSIEDLSEAGGGEDDANNLQNPESNPIIHCSSDKCLVQSWNDPEKTFTPLIVSDPSDLTLNMLSDDGKDGKDQTTNRDFNIPEDLSSDTLRKESDEITSEHSEELESCQEPDNVMLIATISPEQTDQSESSTKTVISNQSDNLSPVLNQGNSNSQQITLTNTDSGSENKLTFNLQGGSFGTFTFRKKPTDLKIVDSSKLTIIQQISVSHKETNPYDGSSNEVVGEKVIQLREHIKNETVTDEAKTTDTQLQEQATTTDVQDQEIDQSDSHEKGNEGLKTCQNREEQDFTKNVSFLEQNKTLDDDGSHKSGLSQADSDEATPKTAQIANSSHARKPKVIDALKTNIADLASMDNEKIQCQGKEMETTGNQAPSFDRFSVREEFGETHQKEDDSITENCELDQTPEQSIFNSPDPNYIDPKESVHTEPVVVSQTTDLTRPDRQKELPDSSLSRVSLTESTRDINDNHLGGSSSCIEQDRVSPKCSSTIVQEEDLSTPVQESQPIHDISQTSAAFSHTAPDSKPNQPDYQSLCRTPGITSLKSAAWETVEQTQTLVPIQDMCDHESERTAMTTKSCRHENPPEWKGHRTEQSQSTTSTGQSDSNHAQRTRKKSDEREMLPCLSPRPDSLIKTQQAERQSIERGVCPISYRSKGREDLDLPFKNNIGSGNETDSDGSVPELEEPSGTLLRPSNPQLSHSPADESMSRAKQSRSEKKARKAMSKLGLKQIHGVTRITIRKSKNILFVITRPDVFKSPASDIYIVFGEAKIEDLSQQVHKAAAEKFKVPLDPSPLASDITPSLTIKEESEEEEELDEGGLEQRDIELVMAQANVSRAKAVRALRHNKNDIVNAIMELTM; this is encoded by the exons ATGCCTGGTGAGACTGCACATCGGAGCGGCCCCGCGCAGggccttctggactctggagacCCACAATCAGAGCTGCCAGGACCAG aTCTGTCTGGTCAAACATCCAGCTCTTCAGCTTCAACTCCAACAGACAGTGCCTCCAGTCCTTCTCCCAGCAGCCCTCCAAAACCCTCCCCACTATGTACTCTTTTTGGACCCCGCCTGGTAATGGCCAAACCAACCACTTATCCTCGCCCACAGCCTGAGGGTGCAAGTTTTGAATTAGAAGGGCATTCTGGAAATATCGGCCGACCAACAGGGCGGTTTGGTAGAGCCTGCAGACGAGGTCCTATGAAAATGGAACGGATCAAAGTCCTAACTGGATCAGAAATCGAAAGTGACTTTCAAGAGCCAGAGACCATGGACTCAAGGGTGGTAATGGGCCAAGAGGCATTGCTGAGAAACATGGAGACACAAAGTGGAGTGCTGCTAGGAAAGCAGATAGGACACCAGCCCTCAGAGCCTTCCATGAAATGTCATATTGGGGTAGATGAAAACACAAAACTAGACACTGGTCAGGAGAGTTCTACTGTAGATCAGGTTAAGAGTTTGACTTCAGTTCCAGAACAAGAGAAATGCATGGGTCAGATACCTGAATATCAAGTCCTAGAGTCCAAAGTGAGAGATGCTGAATTGACAGACAGCAGTACTCTTTTCCCAGACAATGAGGGAGAGCCAGTGTCTATATCTCAGGGTGAAGTGCCTTCCTTATCATTTTCAGAACCTCCCTATGTTGTTGACCCACAGCGCATTGGTGTCCTTCCGGGACTGGATCCTGATCGCTACTATACAGCCCCTTCCACCCCCATTAAGATGGCTTACTGTTCACATCTCAAACAACAATGGCGCCCAGGGAGCCCGAGCCAAAGTCAAGGTTCCCCAACTGATGAGTCTGATCTGTGCTCCCCTCCTACCTCTCCCTCTGGTTCCTACATGACTGCTGAGGGAGGCAGCTGGACTTCATACACCTCCAGCACCTCCCACTCATGCTCTCCAAACTTAACAGCTGAGGCAGAGTTGCAAGAAGCTCCTGCTTGCTATGTGGGTTCCCTCTCAGAGATTGGCGACGAGGTTGGAGATGATCGAACTGGTAATGAGAGGGATGCTTGTCTGGGTAAACCTGATTTGCCAGAGTTGCTGGAAGATGTGCCCTGTGAAGTGGATATACTAACAAGGGACACCTGTATTCCTCATTGGGTGACAGAACATGATTCCACACAAGACAGCAACAGCAGCAGGAGAAGAACGGACTGCCAGGAGGACACAAAGGTATCTGAGGGCTCTCTGAGGCCAAGCGATTTCCAGAGAGCCCTTGATGCAACTGAAGCTTTTAGTGATTCACAACAAAGTATTGAAATTGATTTCAATGCCTGTTTCTTAGAGCCATCTGTGAGCCTGGATCACTCCCTAACACCAGACAATAATGCAACTGGAGCACTGGATACAAAGAGCAAAACCCCTGTCTCCCACTCTCCAGAGACTGTAGACATAAAAAGTAATAGTTTATATCTCGAGATAGGTTCCTCTGCTCCTCTGTGCCATGGCTATTCTAGAGAGGATGAGCTTGAGAGTGATGCGATGATTCCTGCTTCTATGTTGCCATTCCATGGAAGCCTGATATTCCAGGCAGATTCCATGGATATAACCCTGTTCCCCACTGATAATGAGCAGGGGGATGACGTGGATGCATATGCTGCTGGAGAGGAGGAAGCTGATGTAGATGAgtatgatgatgaggatgatgaggatgagtgtgatgatgaagatgtgGATAATGACAAGGCAAAGCAACAAGAGGCAGCTTCGAGGGTTGGAAAGGAAGTGGAAGACCCAAATGAAGATAACACCTCTACATCTTTCCTAAATTCCCTTTCAGAGAACTCAATAAACGAGGGTGTAGATGAGTCCTTTGCTTATCAGGATGACACTGAAGATTCAAGTGATTCCAAGTCTTATAACGGGGATGAAAATGACCATCTGTACTGCACAGAGAAGCATGCTGAACTCTCCCAACAGTTCCCTGGGCCAGATGAACCTGTGCAGTCAGTAAGCCATGCTAAGCCCAAATCTTTTGGCAGTGAGAGTGAAATAGTGATATCCTCAAGATCATCTGAGCTTCCACATGTAGAACTGCAAGGGAATCTGGCAGACTGCAATGTTCATGGGGAAAGTGTAATCGCACAACAAATTTCAGAAACAAATTTGCTGAAGGGTGAGCTTTCAAAAGAATCAACTACAGAGATCAAAACAACTGATGAGGAAGGCAAACAGTGTACAGATCCCTCTACAGTCAGGGTAACCTCAGAAAAAGGACAGCAAATTTCCACAGGTGATCCAACATTATCTGTTAATCAAGACAAAGTAGGACAAAATAATAGTCCCGTTGAATCCTGTGTAGCAGGTGCTACAGCTTCTGACATTTGCTTCGAGACTAATGTAGATGATAGCCAGGAATTAGATCAGAAAAATGCAAATAGTATGGAGTTGGACACATTATTGCAGTTAGCAGAAACTGCAACCAATGACCTAAATAAAGGAGTCCCCCAACTAACATACCTGGATGACTGCAGCCCCACAAACATTCCAGTTTGTGCCTATCCTGAACTGTGTGAGGTGCCAGATAACTTAACATCAACAGATGTTTTACCATTTGAACGTTCCATGAATCAAGATAATCTGACAGAGAATCAACCTGGCAATGATGATGTAAACCATAGCTCTCAAAATATGTCCTGCTCCACATACAGCAGACTTGtcatttcaccaaagaaagagAACTCTGAGAGCAGTATGACAGAAAGGGGACTTTACGCTGACAGCTGGACACCAAGGGATCCCCTGTCTTTAGGTGAATGCTGTGACTTTGAGGCTGAAAATCTGCTCATGTGTGAGATAGCTAGATCAGTGCACAGTAAAGGTTTGCCAGTCGCTCATAACATTGCCACTGGAGAAGACAACATGGGTGATGATGAGGACAACAACCGATATTGTGACCTCCAAGAGAAAATGGCAGACATTGATGTTGGTGTGGTTGAGTCAAACATTGTCAGCTGGAGATCAATTGAAGATCTTTCAGAGGCAGGAGGGGGTGAGGATGATGCAAATAACCTTCAAAATCCAGAGAGCAATCCAATTATACATTGCAGTTCTGATAAGTGTCTGGTGCAATCGTGGAATGATCCAGAAAAAACATTCACGCCCTTAATCGTGAGTGATCCATCAGACCTAACATTGAATATGCTTTCAGATGATGGGAAAGATGGGAAAGATCAAACTACAAATAGAGACTTCAACATTCCAGAGGATTTATCTTCAGACACATTAAGGAAAGAAAGTGATGAAATAACTTCTGAACACTCTGAGGAGCTGGAATCTTGTCAAGAACCTGATAATGTTATGTTAATAGCAACCATCTCCCCAGAACAAACTGATCAGAGTGAATCTTCTACAAAAACAGTAATTTCTAACCAATCAGATAATCTTAGTCCAGTTTTAAATCAGGGTAATTCAAATTCTCAACAGATTACCTTAACAAACACTGACTCTGGCTCGGAAAACAAGCTCACATTCAACTTGCAAGGAGGATCGTTTGGCACCTTCACATTCAGAAAGAAACCAACTGATTTAAAGATTGTTGACTCCTCAAAATTAACAATTATCCAACAGATTTCTGTCTCACATAAAGAGACAAATCCCTATGATGGTTCTTCAAATGAGGTTGTGGGGGAGAAAGTAATTCAGCTGAGAGAACACATCAAAAATGAAACCGTAACCGATGAAGCTAAAACCACTGATACACAACTTCAGGAACAAGCGACTACAACTGACGTTCAGGATCAGGAGATAGATCAATCAGACTCCCATGAGAAGGGAAACGAGGGACTGAAAACTTGTCAAAATAGAGAAGAACAAGATTTTACAAAGAATGTTTCGTTTCTGGAGCAGAACAAAACTCTTGATGATGATGGTTCACATAAATCAGGTCTTTCTCAAGCTGACAGTGATGAGGCAACACCAAAAACAGCACAGATTGCTAATTCAAGTCATGCCAGAAAACCAAAGGTAATTGATGCCCTTAAAACCAACATTGCAGATTTAGCCTCAATGGACAATGAAAAAATCCAGTGCCAAGGAAAGGAAATGGAGACTACAGGTAATCAAGCGCCAAGTTTTGATAGATTTTCAGTGAGAGAGGAATTTGGTGAAACTCATCAGAAAGAGGATGACTCTATAACGGAGAACTGTGAACTTGATCAAACACCAGAACAATCCATTTTTAACTCCCCTGACCCTAACTATATTGATCCAAAAGAGTCTGTTCATACAGAGCCAGTGGTTGTATCTCAGACAACAGACCTTACGAGGCCAGATAGGCAGAAAGAACTTCCAGACAGTTCTTTGAGCAGAGTAAGTTTGACAGAAAGCACAAGAGACATCAATGACAATCACCTAGGGGGCAGTTCATCGTGTATAGAACAAGACAGGGTTTCTCCAAAATGTTCATCCACCATTGTCCAGGAGGAAGATCTCTCTACCCCCGTTCAGGAGTCACAGCCCATTCATGACATCTCCCAAACATCTGCTGCCTTCTCACATACAGCTCCAGACAGCAAACCCAACCAACCTGACTATCAAAGTCTCTGTCGGACTCCTGGAATAACCAGTTTGAAATCAGCAGCATGGGAAACAGTGGAACAAACACAAACTTTGGTTCCTATTCAAGACATGTGCGATCATGAAAGTGAGAGAACAGCCATGACAACAAAATCATGCAGACATGAGAATCCTCCAG AATGGAAGGGTCACCGAACAGAACAGTCCCAGTCAACAACATCCACTGGACAATCAGACAGTAACCATGCCCAAAGAACACGGAAAAAGTCAGATGAAAGAGAGATGCTACCCTGCTTAAGTCCAAGACCAGACTCCCTCATAAAAACACAGCAAGCTGAGCGACAGAGCATAGAGCGAGGCGTGTGCCCAATCAGCTACAGATCAAAAGGCAGAGAGGACTTGGATCTCCCATTCAAAAACAATA tAGGTTCAGGTAATGAAACCGACAGTGATGGCTCAGTACCTGAGCTAGAGGAACCCAGTGGGACATTGCTGAGACCCTCAAATCCACAG CTCTCACACTCTCCTGCTGATGAGTCAATGAGCAGAGCCAAACAGAGTCGAAGTGAGAAAAAAGCAAGAAAG GCGATGTCAAAGCTCGGGCTGAAACAGATCCACGGAGTGACACGCATCACCATTCGGAAGTCCAAGAATATTCTCTTTGTTATTACACGTCCAGATGTGTTCAAAAGTCCTGCCTCGGATATTTACATAGTCTTTGGAGAGGCCAAA ATTGAAGACCTGTCACAACAAGTACACAAGGCAGCAGCAGAGAAATTTAAGGTTCCTCTTGACCCCTCACCTCTGGCATCAGACATCACACCAAGCCTGACAATAAAAGAAGAGAgcgaggaagaagaggag CTGGATGAGGGTGGGCTGGAGCAGAGAGATATCGAATTGGTGATGGCACAGGCCAATGTGTCTCGAGCTAAAGCAGTCCGTGCACTGCGCCACAACAAGAATGACATTGTCAATGCCATTATG